Below is a genomic region from Deinococcus koreensis.
CCGAGGCGTCGCCCGAGGCGGTCACGAGGTCGTAGCCGCCCTGGTTCATGAGCGAGACCATCTCGTCGGAGGAGCCGGCGGTCTTCACCGACACCTTGCAGCCGGTCTGCTTCTCGAAACCGGTCACCCAGTCGTAGGCCTTGTCGGATTCGCCGCGCTCGATGTAGCCGGCCCAGGCGACGATCGAGAGCTGCCCCTCGTTCTTGCCCAGGGCGGACATCATGTTCGTGGCGGCCTGCGCCTGGGCCAGGGGCGACAGGATCAGGGACAGGGCGGCGGTCAGGACAGCAGTACGTTTCATAGAACTCCTCCGGATGAACGTGGGGATGGGACGGGGGTCGGCCACGGCGGGGCTACTCGCCGGGCAGGGGGCGGCCAGTGACTTCCTGAACTGCGACTTCGTGAACTGTGACTTCGTGTCCCAGAGTATCCGGTGCGCCGCGTTTGAACAGCGCACTCAGGACGAAATAGGCCACGGGCCCGGACAGCAGCAGGGCGCCCGCCAGCGTCAGGAACTGGGCCCCCTCCTCCAGCACGGTGCCGCGCACCGCCAGCACGATGATCGTGGCGGGCAGCAGCGCCAGGAAGATCACGAAGGGCAGGCCGCCGGGGATCCGGAAGGGCCGCACCATCTCCGGCGCCCTGACCCGCAGCACGATCAGCGCGATGAACTGCAGGATCAGGCTGACCCCGTAGAGCAGCACGGTGGTGACCAGCAGCAGATCGAAGGCGCCGAAGGCCAGAACTGCGTAGACCACCGAGACCAGCACGATCGAGCGGAAGGGCGTGCCGTAGACCGGGTGACGCTCGACGTAGCGCTGCGGCAGGTAGCGGTCGGCGGCGAACACGAAGGGCAGCCGTGAGTTCGAGAGCACCATCGCGTTGAACAGGCCCATGGCGCAGAACATCCCGCCCAGCGCCACCCAGATGCCCAAAGCGCGCCCACCGACCGCGCTCGCCAGCTCGGGGAAGCCGGCGGTGTCGCCCCAGGCCTTCCAGTCGGTGCCGCCGATCAGGCCCGCCACGACGGGCAGCAGGTAGCCCAGGATCACCAGCGGCAGCGCGATCAGCATGGCTTTGGGGATGACCTTCAGCGGATTCTTGATCTCCTCCAGTACGGTGCTGATGCCGTCCCAGCCGAGGTAGTTGTACATCACGACGAAGAGCCCCAGCCCGAAGGCCCCGAACAGGCCGGTCTCGGGCGGCGTCGCGGGCAGCCAGAAGGGCAGAGGGTTGGCGATCCATTTTGCCGCCGCGATCACGAACATCACGATGAAGGGCACGAAGACCATCACCGCGAAGAGCTTGCTGGAATCGCCGACCGCCTTGGCGCCGCGGATGTTGAGCCGCGCGAAGAAGATGATCAGCGCCACGGCGACCAGCCACCCCAGGAAGGCGTTCCTGTCCAGGATGTCGATCCCGAAGGCGAGGTTCAGGAAGGAACTGGTGTAGTCGCGGAACAGCGCGGCGAAACTGGCCGCGATCACCACGCCGTAGAGCCAGGCCGTCCAGCCCTGGCAAAAGCCCCAGAAGCGCCCCAGCGCGCGCTTGACCCAGACGTAGTAGCCGCCCTCGACCGGCATGGCGGTGGCGAGCTCGGTGACCATCAGCACGGTGGGAATACTCCAGATGAAGGGCGTGAGCAGCACCAGGATCAGCGCCATGCCGGGGGCCGAGGAGCCCACCAGCCCCTCGATGCCGAAGGCGCCGCCGGCGACGGCGAAGTAGATCACCATGACCACCCCGCCCAGGCCGAGCTTGGACGGAGCGGGGGCGGAGCTGGCGACAGGCTGTACGGTCATAGGAACCTCGCGGGGGGAGCGTGGGTGGACTGACCTGGGCACGTGGCGTATGGAACGTGGTTTAACGAAGCCTAAAGGGACAGGTTCAGCATAACCTTGTGGCGGGCCTCCAATACCACGCCGCCCCGGCTGGAGGACGTTCACCATGTCGTGCTCTAAGCTGGGCCCATGACTCGGGAGGTTCCATGCAGGTTCACGACGCGCTGAGGCTGCCCTCGCTGGCCTGCGCCCGGCAGGTGGGCCCCGGCGGGCTGGAGCGCGAGGTCGTGCTGGCGCATGTCGTGGACGTGCCCGAGACGCCGCGCTGGGTCACGCCGGGCACGTTCCTGCTCTCCACGGGGCTGTCCTGGCCGCGCTCAGCCCAGGGGCTCGCCTCGTTCGGCGAGGAACTCGCGGCCTGCCGGCCCGCGGCGGTCGTGCTGGCGGCGCCCCACTTCTTCCCGGCTTTCCCGCCCGAGGTCGCCTCTCCGCTCGCCCGGCGCGGCATCCTGACCCTGGAGCTGCCCTACGAGGTGCCCTTCGCGCAGGTGGTGCAGGAAGTCCACGGCCTGATCCTGCGCGAGCACGCCGACGTGCTGCGAAGGAGCGAGCGCATCCACCGGGCGCTGACCCGCGCCGCCCTGAGCGGCAACCTGGCCGACGTGGCGCAGACGCTCTCCGACGGCCTGGGACGCGGCGCGGTGGTGCTCGGGCCGGGTGGTCAGCCCCTCACACCCGCCCTGACTGACCTGCCCGCCGCCGACGTGGTGATGGCGGCCCTGGCCCGGCCCGGCAACGCGCCCCGCGAACTCTCGGGCGGCATCCTGGTGCCCGTGGTGCTGCGTGGCGGGCGCGAGGGCGGCGTGTGGGTGGCCCCTCCCCAGGCAGCCCCCCAGCCCGGCCGCGCCGCCCCCGAGCTGGCCCCCCCCGAACTCGCCCTGCGCGCCGCCGAGCACGCCGCCACCGTGGCCGGTCTGCTGCTGCTCGCCCAGCGCGACGCCGAGGTGCGCGAGGCCCGGCTGGGCTACACCTTCGTGGACACGCTGCTCGAGGGCCGCTTTTCCGGCGATCCCACCGCGCAGGAACGCGCCGCCCGGCTGGGTTTCGACCCCGCCGGCGAGTACGCCGTGGGCCTGCTGGCCCTGGCCGACGCGCTGCCGCTGACCCCCGAGGGCTTCGCCAGCCGCGAGCGGGCCGCCCAGGGGCTGCGCGAGGTGCTGGTCTCGCTGGGCGCCGCGCCGCTGGTCTCCGTGAGCCTGAACACCGTCTGGTTCCTGCTTCCCGCCGCGCTGAGCGCCGAGCGCGTCTGGGCACGCCTGGGCTGGCAGGGCCGGCCGGACGCGCCGGGCGCTCTGGTCTACAGCCGCGTCCGCACGGGGGCCGAGGGGGTGGCGCAGGGCCGCGCCGAGACCCTGACGCTGGTGCCCCACGCCCGCCCCGGTCAGCTCCGCTCCTACGCCGAGGTGCTGATCCCCCGCGCCCTGAGCGGCGACCGCGACGCCCAGGCCGACCTGAAGCGCAGCCTGCTGGGGCCGCTGCGGGCGGCCCGGGGCGGCGAGGGCCTGCTGGCGACCATCCGCACGCTGAGCGAGACGGGCTTCTCGCAGGTCGAGACCGCCGCGCGCCTGGGCATCCACGCCAACACCCTGCGCTACCGCATGGAGCGCATCGAGACCCTCACCGGCCGGCCCCTGTCGCAGCCCGACACCCGCGCGCTGTGGTGGCTGGCGCTGCAGCTCGACGCCCTGGTGGAATAGAGGAAGCGTCGCCTCAACCCCTCTGCCTCGCAGCTCTCCGGGCTCCCCTGGACTCCTGGAGTCCGCAGGGAGGGAAGCTGGCACCGAAGATGACTGGCTGATACGGCTGCGGAGCACAGGGGGTCACGCTGCGCCACCGTCCACCCCTTGCACTTTCCGGATCGGCCCGTACAATCGTGCGGTAAGTCACCGTCATCTCGAGGGGATGGTCGGGTCTGGGCAGAGGCCCGGGCCTGCACGTCGGCATCGGCGTATCCAGCCAGCGGTCAGGAGCTGCTTCGGTCAGGGTTCGTCCGAACACGGTTCAGCAGAGGTCAAAGGAGTCAGCGTGAGTCAGTCACCGGAGTCCCGCCCCGCCCCCCGTCCCCCGAGCGCCCCGCTGAATTCCGACGAGGCCACGCTGGCCGCCATGGGCTACCAGCAGGAGCTCTCGCGGCGCATGAAGGGCTTTTCCAACTTCGCGATCTCGTTCTCGATCATCTGCATCCTGTCGGGTGGGATCAATTCGCTTGGGCAGGGCATCTCGTCCATCGGCGGGGCCAGCATCGGGATCGGCTGGCCCATCGGCTGCCTGGTCAGCCTGCTGTTCGCGCTGGGCATGGCGCAGATCGCCTCCGCCTACCCCACGGCGGGCGGGCTGTACCACTGGGGCTCGGTGCTGGGCGGGCGCGGCTGGGGCTGGCTGACCGCCTGGCTCAACCTGATCGGGCTGGTCACCGTGCTGGGCGCCATCAACGTGGGCACCTACTTCTTCTTCATCGGCGCCTTCGGCGAGACGCTGGGAATTCCGGCCACCTTCGGCACCCAGGCGGTCTTCGTCATCACGATCACCGCCATCCAGGCGCTCGTGAACCACTTCGGCATCCGCCTGACCACCCGCCTGACCGACATGAGCGGCTACCTGATCTTCGCGGTCACGCTGGTGCTCACGGTGTCGCTGCTGGTCTTCGCCAGGAACATCGACCTCTCGCGCCTGTGGACCTTCACGAACTTCAGCGGCGAGGCGGGCGGCGGCGTCTGGCCGCAGAACTCCAGCCTGCTGAGCCTGTTCCTGCTGTGCCTGCTGCTGCCCATCTACACCATCACGGGCTTCGACGCCTCCGCGCACACCGCCGAGGAAACCGTGGACGCCCAGCGGGTCGTGCCGCGCGGCATCGTCAGTTCGGTGGCGTGGTCGTCGCTGTTCGGGTGGATCATGCTGATCGCCTTCGTGCTCGCCATTCCCGACATGCGGCAGGCGGCGGCGGGGGGCTTCGGCGTGTTCTTCAACACCATGAACGCGGTGCTGCCCGCCGGCCTGAAAATGCTGCTGTACGTGGGCATCTTCCTGGCGCAGTTCCTGTGCGGGCTGGCGACCGTGACCAGCGTCTCGCGCATGACCTTCGCCTTCGCCCGCGACGGCGGCCTGCCCTTTTCCGGCGCCCTGCGCGCCATCCACGCCAATTACCGCACGCCGGTCGCCGCGATCTGGACGACCGCGATCATCTCGGTACTGTTCACGCTGTACACCCCGGCCTACACCACCATCGTGTCGGTCACGGTGATCTTCCTGTTCCTGTCGTACGGCATTCCCATCGTGCTGGGGCTGTTCGCCTACGGGCGCAGCTGGACGAACATGGGGCCCTGGAACCTGGGGCCGCTGTTCCGCGTGGTGGCCGCGCTGGTCGGCGTGGCGGTCGTGATGATCTTCGTGATCGGCATCCAGCCGCCCAACGCCAAGGCGCTGCCCATCACCCTGATCTTCCTGGGGCTGACTGCCGTGGTGTGGTTCGGGCTGGAACGCCGCCGTTTCCTGGGGCCGCCCAACACCGAGGCCATCCGCGCCCGGCAGGCCGAGCTGGATGCCGTGCGCCCCGCCGGCACCGATTGATGAGGCGTCTGGAGGGCCGGGTCGCCCTGATCTCCGGCGGCGCGGGCGGCGTGGGCGCGGCCGCCTCCCGGCTGTTCGCCGCCGAGGGCGCGCGGGTGGTGATCGTCGACCGGCAGGCGGAGGCGGGGGAGGCGCTGGCCGGGGAGCTGCGGGCGGCCGGCGCCGAGGCCGTCTTCGCCCAGGCGGACGTTTCGGTGGCCGCCGAAGTGCAGGCGGCGGTGCGGGCCGGGGTGGACGCCTTCGGCACGCTGGACGTGCTGTTCAACCACGCAGGCACCATCGTCATCAAGCCCTTCCTGGACACCACCGAAGAGGACTGGGACGGCCTGATGACCGTCAACGTGAAAAGCATGTTCCTGATGACGCGGGCCGTGCTGCCGCACATGCTGCGGGCGGGCCGGGGCGCCATCGTCTGCACCTCGTCCATCTCGGCGGTCGCGGCCACGCCGATGGAAGTCCTGTACGACACCACCAAGGGCGCGGTGCACCAGTTCGCCCGCGCCATCGCCGTCGAGTTCCGCGACCGGGGGATCCGCTGCAACGCCGTGTGCCCCGGCTTCATCCGCACGCCCCACGGGCTGCGCGAGGTGCGCGAGCTGGCGGCGCTGGGGGTGGACACCTCTGAGGCCGCGATTGCCGCGCAGCAGGGCCGCCTCGCGGAGCCCGACGAGATCGCCCGCGCGGCGCTGTTCCTGGCGTCGGACGAGGCCAGTTTCGTGAACGGGGCGCAGCTGTTCGTGGACAACGCGTTTACGGCGGTGTAGAGGGTGGATGATGGGCTGCCCCAGCCCCTTCTCTACGAGCGTGACAGGTTCACAAGCGGCTCATCCGAGTACCCCAAAGGGCAGGGGGAGCGAAGCGCTGCGCTCGGCATGTGGTCGCCACGGTTCCCCCGATGGCCCTGCATAGTGGCTTCATTGGTGAGGGCGGCGTAGCTGCCATTTGCGTATCGCGTCGTTGCCCGCGCGCTGAGCGCACGATGGCATTCGTTCATGGGCAAGGGGGAAGCGTCGGTTTTCAACTGCCTGTGGTTGTCGGCGGTGGGTTGGTGAATAAGGCTGTTGCTCTGGCGGATCTATTTCCCAAACATTCGACGAACTCCCTTCTCCCCTCGCGGGAGAGGGGCTGGGGGTGAGGGGGCGTGTGACCATCACCCACACCCACTTTCCCCGCCCCAGAGCGCATCATGGAACCCGCCCGACTGCTACCCCTCCCCGGCTCATAGCCCATAGCTCATCGCTCCATCCCCCCAGTCCCCGTTCGAGGTCTCCCCATGTACCACGTCACGCTGGGCCACACGCACCATTCCTTCGCCGACCTGAGAGTGCTGCTGGGCCGCGCCAGCCCGCCGAAATCCGGCGACGAGCTGGCGGGACTGGCGGCCGGGAGCGCCGCCGAGCGCGAGGCCGCCCGCGCGGTGCTGGCCGACCTGCCTCTCACGGTGTTCCTGGAGCAGCCGCTCATTCCCTACGAACACGACGAGGTCACGCGCCTGATCGTGGACTCGCACGACGCGGCGGCCTTCGCGCCGGTCTCCGGCCTCAGCGTGGGGCAGTTCCGCGACTGGCTGCTGGGCGACGCGGCGACTCCGGCCGTCCTCTCCGCCCTCGCGCCCGGCCTGACCCCTGAGATGGTCGCGGCGGTCGCCAAGCTCATGCGAAATCAGGATCTGGTGCTGGTGGCGGCGAAATGCGAGGTGGTCACGCGCTTCCGGAACACCCTGGGCACGCGCGGCACCTTCTCCACGCGCCTGCAGCCCAACCACCCCACCGACG
It encodes:
- a CDS encoding APC family permease; this encodes MTVQPVASSAPAPSKLGLGGVVMVIYFAVAGGAFGIEGLVGSSAPGMALILVLLTPFIWSIPTVLMVTELATAMPVEGGYYVWVKRALGRFWGFCQGWTAWLYGVVIAASFAALFRDYTSSFLNLAFGIDILDRNAFLGWLVAVALIIFFARLNIRGAKAVGDSSKLFAVMVFVPFIVMFVIAAAKWIANPLPFWLPATPPETGLFGAFGLGLFVVMYNYLGWDGISTVLEEIKNPLKVIPKAMLIALPLVILGYLLPVVAGLIGGTDWKAWGDTAGFPELASAVGGRALGIWVALGGMFCAMGLFNAMVLSNSRLPFVFAADRYLPQRYVERHPVYGTPFRSIVLVSVVYAVLAFGAFDLLLVTTVLLYGVSLILQFIALIVLRVRAPEMVRPFRIPGGLPFVIFLALLPATIIVLAVRGTVLEEGAQFLTLAGALLLSGPVAYFVLSALFKRGAPDTLGHEVTVHEVAVQEVTGRPLPGE
- a CDS encoding PucR family transcriptional regulator — encoded protein: MQVHDALRLPSLACARQVGPGGLEREVVLAHVVDVPETPRWVTPGTFLLSTGLSWPRSAQGLASFGEELAACRPAAVVLAAPHFFPAFPPEVASPLARRGILTLELPYEVPFAQVVQEVHGLILREHADVLRRSERIHRALTRAALSGNLADVAQTLSDGLGRGAVVLGPGGQPLTPALTDLPAADVVMAALARPGNAPRELSGGILVPVVLRGGREGGVWVAPPQAAPQPGRAAPELAPPELALRAAEHAATVAGLLLLAQRDAEVREARLGYTFVDTLLEGRFSGDPTAQERAARLGFDPAGEYAVGLLALADALPLTPEGFASRERAAQGLREVLVSLGAAPLVSVSLNTVWFLLPAALSAERVWARLGWQGRPDAPGALVYSRVRTGAEGVAQGRAETLTLVPHARPGQLRSYAEVLIPRALSGDRDAQADLKRSLLGPLRAARGGEGLLATIRTLSETGFSQVETAARLGIHANTLRYRMERIETLTGRPLSQPDTRALWWLALQLDALVE
- a CDS encoding amino acid permease; the encoded protein is MSQSPESRPAPRPPSAPLNSDEATLAAMGYQQELSRRMKGFSNFAISFSIICILSGGINSLGQGISSIGGASIGIGWPIGCLVSLLFALGMAQIASAYPTAGGLYHWGSVLGGRGWGWLTAWLNLIGLVTVLGAINVGTYFFFIGAFGETLGIPATFGTQAVFVITITAIQALVNHFGIRLTTRLTDMSGYLIFAVTLVLTVSLLVFARNIDLSRLWTFTNFSGEAGGGVWPQNSSLLSLFLLCLLLPIYTITGFDASAHTAEETVDAQRVVPRGIVSSVAWSSLFGWIMLIAFVLAIPDMRQAAAGGFGVFFNTMNAVLPAGLKMLLYVGIFLAQFLCGLATVTSVSRMTFAFARDGGLPFSGALRAIHANYRTPVAAIWTTAIISVLFTLYTPAYTTIVSVTVIFLFLSYGIPIVLGLFAYGRSWTNMGPWNLGPLFRVVAALVGVAVVMIFVIGIQPPNAKALPITLIFLGLTAVVWFGLERRRFLGPPNTEAIRARQAELDAVRPAGTD
- a CDS encoding SDR family NAD(P)-dependent oxidoreductase; translation: MRRLEGRVALISGGAGGVGAAASRLFAAEGARVVIVDRQAEAGEALAGELRAAGAEAVFAQADVSVAAEVQAAVRAGVDAFGTLDVLFNHAGTIVIKPFLDTTEEDWDGLMTVNVKSMFLMTRAVLPHMLRAGRGAIVCTSSISAVAATPMEVLYDTTKGAVHQFARAIAVEFRDRGIRCNAVCPGFIRTPHGLREVRELAALGVDTSEAAIAAQQGRLAEPDEIARAALFLASDEASFVNGAQLFVDNAFTAV